In the Lactobacillus paragasseri genome, AGTAATTACTATACATTCTTATTTTAACGCAATGACTTTATCTTTTTTTATTTGAAGATTGAAAAAAATAACTAAAAATTGCGTATATAAATATAGAGAGGAAAATGAAAGAATGGGTGAGGATCTTGTAGTAGAAAATATGTGAAACACTAAATATAGTATTGATTTTTAAAATACTTGAAATAACGCAGTATTCTGTTAACATTGAGATAATTGTAATAAAATTTGTGAAACAATTTAAGGAAAGAGGGTAAAAAATGGCTACTGAAGTTTATTTAGTAAGACATGGAGAAACGATGTTTAATCAGTTGAATAAAGTTCAAGGGTGGGCTGATTCTCCATTGACTGTAAAAGGAATTAATGATTTAAAAGTAACTGCTGCTAATTTATCTCAGGTTCACTTTGATAAAATGTATAGTTCTGACTTGAAGCGAGCCATTGATACGGTTCACTTAATTGCAGATACAAATGAAGTTTCAGAAATTGGCAAAATAAAAAAGCTTCCAGCCTTTCGCGAGGTATTTTTTGGAACTTTTGAAGGCGACGATATTGATGAAACTTGGAGAAAAGTTGCGAAAGCTGGTGGCATGAAACCAACGAGTGATGTGGTAAAAATTATTCAGACACTTGGTATTCATGATTTTCGCGAAGCTACTAAAAAAGCTGA is a window encoding:
- a CDS encoding histidine phosphatase family protein yields the protein MATEVYLVRHGETMFNQLNKVQGWADSPLTVKGINDLKVTAANLSQVHFDKMYSSDLKRAIDTVHLIADTNEVSEIGKIKKLPAFREVFFGTFEGDDIDETWRKVAKAGGMKPTSDVVKIIQTLGIHDFREATKKADPRHLAEDAEALDDRMDQAISQLAQETKGLGRVLVVSHGDFIKTLGIKYWDQASGDHDIPFPDNGSVTRGIIDDNGKFRIINYGVKNTDIPNL